One stretch of Eretmochelys imbricata isolate rEreImb1 chromosome 1, rEreImb1.hap1, whole genome shotgun sequence DNA includes these proteins:
- the POU4F1 gene encoding POU domain, class 4, transcription factor 1 isoform X1: protein MMSMNSKQPHFAMHPTLPEHKYPSLHSSSEAIRRACLPTPPLQSNIFASLDETLLARAEALAAVDIAVSQGKSHPFKPDATYHTMNSVPCTSTSTVPLAHHHHHHHHHHQALEPGDLLDHITSPSLALMAGGGGHEGAGGGGGGGGGGGGGGGGGGGGGGGLISTSAHPHSHMHGLGHLSHPAAMNMPSGLPHPGLVAAHHGAAGQVASAVVGAAGLASICDSDTDPRELEAFAERFKQRRIKLGVTQADVGSALANLKIPGVGSLSQSTICRFESLTLSHNNMIALKPILQAWLEEAEGAQREKMNKPELFNGGEKKRKRTSIAAPEKRSLEAYFAVQPRPSSEKIAAIAEKLDLKKNVVRVWFCNQRQKQKRMKFSATY from the exons ATGATGTCCATGAACAGCAAACAGCCGCATTTTGCCATGCATCCCACCCTCCCCGAACACAAGTACCCCTCGCTGCACTCCAGCTCGGAAGCAATAAGAAGAGCCTGTCTACCAACTCCGCCG TTGCAGAGCAATATCTTCGCCAGCCTGGATGAGACCCTGCTGGCCCGGGCCGAGGCTCTGGCGGCCGTCGACATCGCCGTGTCCCAGGGCAAGAGCCACCCCTTCAAGCCGGACGCCACCTACCACACCATGAACAGCGTGCCGTGCACTTCCACCTCCACCGTGCCGCTGgcgcaccaccaccaccaccaccaccatcaccaccaggCGCTGGAGCCCGGGGACCTGCTGGACCACATCACCTCCCCGTCGCTGGCGCTCATGGCCGGCGGCGGGGGGCACGAAGGGGCCGGCGGGGGCGGAGGCGGTGGCGGCGGcggaggaggtggagggggaggaggcggcggcggcgggggggggttgATCTCCACCTCGGCCCACCCCCACTCGCACATGCACGGCCTGGGCCACCTGTCGCACCCGGCCGCCATGAACATGCCCTCGGGCCTGCCCCACCCGGGGCTGGTGGCCGCTCACCACGGCGCGGCGGGGCAGGTGGCCTCGGCGGTGGTGGGGGCGGCCGGGCTGGCCTCCATCTGCGACTCGGACACGGACCCCCGCGAGCTGGAGGCCTTCGCCGAGCGCTTCAAGCAGCGGCGGATCAAGCTGGGCGTGACCCAGGCCGACGTGGGCTCGGCCCTGGCCAACCTGAAGATCCCCGGCGTGGGCTCGCTGAGCCAGAGCACCATCTGCCGCTTCGAGTCGCTCACCCTGTCCCACAACAACATGATCGCGCTCAAGCCCATCCTGCAGGCCTGGCTGGAGGAGGCCGAGGGCGCCCAGCGCGAGAAAATGAACAAGCCCGAGCTCTTCAACGGGGGCGAGAAGAAGCGCAAGCGGACTTCCATCGCCGCCCCGGAGAAGCGCTCCCTGGAGGCGTACTTCGCCGTGCAGCCCCGGCCCTCCTCCGAGAAGATCGCCGCCATCGCCGAGAAATTGGACCTGAAAAAGAACGTGGTGCGGGTTTGGTTTTGCAACcagagacagaagcaaaaaaggaTGAAATTTTCCGCCACCTACTAA
- the POU4F1 gene encoding POU domain, class 4, transcription factor 1 isoform X2, producing the protein MMSMNSKQPHFAMHPTLPEHKYPSLHSSSEAIRRACLPTPPLQSNIFASLDETLLARAEALAAVDIAVSQGKSHPFKPDATYHTMNSVPCTSTSTVPLAHHHHHHHHHHQALEPGDLLDHITSPSLALMAGGGGGGGLISTSAHPHSHMHGLGHLSHPAAMNMPSGLPHPGLVAAHHGAAGQVASAVVGAAGLASICDSDTDPRELEAFAERFKQRRIKLGVTQADVGSALANLKIPGVGSLSQSTICRFESLTLSHNNMIALKPILQAWLEEAEGAQREKMNKPELFNGGEKKRKRTSIAAPEKRSLEAYFAVQPRPSSEKIAAIAEKLDLKKNVVRVWFCNQRQKQKRMKFSATY; encoded by the exons ATGATGTCCATGAACAGCAAACAGCCGCATTTTGCCATGCATCCCACCCTCCCCGAACACAAGTACCCCTCGCTGCACTCCAGCTCGGAAGCAATAAGAAGAGCCTGTCTACCAACTCCGCCG TTGCAGAGCAATATCTTCGCCAGCCTGGATGAGACCCTGCTGGCCCGGGCCGAGGCTCTGGCGGCCGTCGACATCGCCGTGTCCCAGGGCAAGAGCCACCCCTTCAAGCCGGACGCCACCTACCACACCATGAACAGCGTGCCGTGCACTTCCACCTCCACCGTGCCGCTGgcgcaccaccaccaccaccaccaccatcaccaccaggCGCTGGAGCCCGGGGACCTGCTGGACCACATCACCTCCCCGTCGCTGGCGCTCATGGCCG gcggcggcggcgggggggggttgATCTCCACCTCGGCCCACCCCCACTCGCACATGCACGGCCTGGGCCACCTGTCGCACCCGGCCGCCATGAACATGCCCTCGGGCCTGCCCCACCCGGGGCTGGTGGCCGCTCACCACGGCGCGGCGGGGCAGGTGGCCTCGGCGGTGGTGGGGGCGGCCGGGCTGGCCTCCATCTGCGACTCGGACACGGACCCCCGCGAGCTGGAGGCCTTCGCCGAGCGCTTCAAGCAGCGGCGGATCAAGCTGGGCGTGACCCAGGCCGACGTGGGCTCGGCCCTGGCCAACCTGAAGATCCCCGGCGTGGGCTCGCTGAGCCAGAGCACCATCTGCCGCTTCGAGTCGCTCACCCTGTCCCACAACAACATGATCGCGCTCAAGCCCATCCTGCAGGCCTGGCTGGAGGAGGCCGAGGGCGCCCAGCGCGAGAAAATGAACAAGCCCGAGCTCTTCAACGGGGGCGAGAAGAAGCGCAAGCGGACTTCCATCGCCGCCCCGGAGAAGCGCTCCCTGGAGGCGTACTTCGCCGTGCAGCCCCGGCCCTCCTCCGAGAAGATCGCCGCCATCGCCGAGAAATTGGACCTGAAAAAGAACGTGGTGCGGGTTTGGTTTTGCAACcagagacagaagcaaaaaaggaTGAAATTTTCCGCCACCTACTAA